Proteins encoded by one window of Candidatus Pelagibacter giovannonii:
- the hisH gene encoding imidazole glycerol phosphate synthase subunit HisH yields MIDRNEKIGIVDYGMSNSFSVISMVNRLGRNAKILKDTSEISTEKKFILPGVGNFDNAILNLKRLGWFDFFRAIDFKKKYYLFGFCVGMQVLFSKSEEGKEDGLSLLEGEVLSLKKLQNDKNIKIPAMGWKKVNFIKNNKIINNIDDETSFYFVHSYFCLPKDPNIIIGRSNHGHDYATIISENNIYGTQFHTEKSHKNGMHLMKNFLDL; encoded by the coding sequence ATGATTGATCGTAATGAAAAAATTGGCATTGTTGACTACGGTATGTCCAATAGTTTTTCAGTTATTAGCATGGTAAATAGACTGGGAAGAAATGCTAAAATTTTAAAGGATACTTCAGAAATTAGTACAGAAAAAAAGTTTATTTTACCAGGGGTTGGCAATTTTGACAATGCTATTTTAAATTTAAAAAGATTAGGCTGGTTTGATTTTTTTAGAGCTATAGATTTTAAAAAAAAATATTATTTATTTGGATTTTGTGTTGGAATGCAAGTTCTTTTTTCAAAAAGTGAAGAAGGAAAAGAGGATGGTTTAAGTCTTTTAGAAGGAGAAGTTTTAAGTTTAAAAAAATTGCAAAATGATAAAAATATTAAGATTCCTGCAATGGGGTGGAAAAAAGTCAATTTTATCAAAAATAATAAAATAATAAATAATATTGACGATGAAACTTCATTTTATTTTGTGCATTCATATTTTTGTTTGCCAAAAGATCCAAATATTATAATTGGGCGTTCTAATCATGGCCACGATTATGCAACTATAATTAGTGAAAATAATATTTATGGTACTCAATTCCATACTGAAAAAAGTCATAAAAATGGAATGCATCTAATGAAAAATTTTCTAGACCTA
- a CDS encoding DegT/DnrJ/EryC1/StrS family aminotransferase, protein MVSQQKKVKFVDLYKINKPFKKKILKDIAEIIDNSDFINGKHVKKFEKAFANINKIKYCQSCANGTDALYVSLKALNVSIGDEVILSAHDWISSSEAVLACGAKPVFIDTKKNSFLIDENKIEESITHKTKAIIIVHIYGQVVDLSKIINIVKKYNIKIIEDCAQAHLANYKKKYVGTIGDIGCFSFFPTKNLGAFGDAGAIITRDFKIYKKIKMICNHGGLKKNQHFIKGINSRMDTIQASILLEKLKLLKKGNKIRRTKAKFYINLFKKIKNVTILEETNIDQDHVYHLFVLLVKNRNELRQHLKKSGIENLVHYPKPIPFIPVNKSLNHKSHNFKNVNKLKKQIISIPFHPNISYFEMKKTASMIFKFYQND, encoded by the coding sequence ATGGTGTCCCAGCAAAAAAAAGTTAAGTTTGTAGATTTATACAAAATTAATAAACCCTTTAAAAAAAAAATATTAAAAGATATAGCTGAAATAATAGATAATTCGGATTTCATAAACGGGAAGCATGTTAAAAAATTTGAAAAAGCTTTCGCAAACATAAATAAGATTAAATATTGTCAATCATGTGCCAATGGAACTGATGCATTGTATGTGTCTCTAAAAGCTCTAAACGTGTCAATTGGCGATGAAGTAATTTTATCAGCACATGACTGGATTTCTTCTTCTGAGGCAGTTCTAGCATGTGGGGCAAAACCAGTGTTTATAGATACAAAAAAAAATAGTTTTTTAATAGATGAAAATAAGATTGAAGAGTCAATTACCCATAAAACTAAAGCAATAATAATTGTTCATATTTATGGGCAAGTAGTAGATTTGTCTAAAATAATTAATATTGTAAAAAAATATAACATTAAGATCATAGAGGACTGTGCACAAGCGCATTTAGCTAATTATAAAAAAAAATATGTAGGAACAATAGGTGATATTGGGTGCTTTTCTTTTTTTCCAACTAAAAATCTAGGTGCTTTTGGTGATGCTGGAGCAATTATTACAAGGGATTTTAAGATATATAAAAAAATTAAAATGATATGTAATCATGGTGGGCTAAAAAAAAACCAACATTTTATTAAGGGTATAAATAGTAGAATGGATACAATTCAAGCGTCTATACTATTAGAGAAACTTAAACTCTTAAAAAAAGGAAATAAAATAAGACGCACAAAAGCAAAATTTTACATTAATCTATTCAAAAAAATTAAGAATGTTACTATTTTAGAAGAAACTAATATAGATCAAGACCACGTCTATCATCTGTTTGTTTTGTTAGTGAAAAATAGAAACGAATTACGGCAACACCTGAAAAAATCTGGAATAGAGAATCTTGTTCATTACCCCAAACCCATTCCATTTATACCAGTAAATAAATCATTAAATCATAAAAGTCATAATTTTAAAAATGTAAATAAACTAAAAAAACAAATAATATCAATTCCATTTCATCCTAATATTTCATATTTTGAAATGAAAAAAACTGCTTCGATGATATTTAAATTTTATCAAAATGATTGA
- a CDS encoding acyltransferase, translating to MPVNKKKKFNLIENSIKNVKFGKNVKIISPVNLYDCTIGDNVFIGPFVEIQKNVKIGKNSKIQSHTFICENTLIEDNVFIGHGVMFVNDRFKNGLRASQKNNKLEDTVIGENVNIGSNSTILPVNICKNVTIGAASLVAKDINLKGVYYGVPAKKS from the coding sequence ATGCCAGTTAATAAAAAAAAAAAATTCAATTTAATAGAAAATTCAATTAAAAATGTAAAATTTGGTAAAAATGTAAAAATAATTTCACCTGTAAATTTATACGATTGTACTATTGGTGATAATGTCTTTATTGGGCCTTTTGTTGAAATTCAAAAAAATGTAAAAATTGGAAAAAACTCCAAGATACAATCGCATACATTTATTTGTGAAAATACATTAATTGAAGATAATGTTTTTATAGGACATGGTGTCATGTTTGTTAATGATAGATTTAAAAATGGCCTTCGAGCGAGCCAAAAGAATAATAAGCTTGAAGATACTGTAATTGGTGAAAATGTAAATATTGGATCAAATTCAACAATTTTACCAGTAAATATTTGCAAAAATGTAACTATAGGAGCCGCATCTCTAGTTGCTAAAGATATTAATTTAAAAGGTGTATATTATGGTGTCCCAGCAAAAAAAAGTTAA
- a CDS encoding phosphoheptose isomerase, with translation MKKKTICFDLDGVIGTNTWGKYKSAKPIKKNIKYINSLHKNFKIIIFTSRFMGRNKDNVKKAEKEGYKFTLNQLAEWNVKFDKLILGKPSYDVIVDDKALFFKKNWINHLKNHILRLDNSSS, from the coding sequence ATGAAAAAAAAAACAATCTGTTTTGATTTAGATGGCGTCATAGGCACTAATACTTGGGGTAAGTATAAAAGTGCAAAACCAATAAAAAAAAATATTAAATACATCAACTCTCTACACAAAAATTTTAAAATTATCATATTCACAAGCAGATTTATGGGTAGGAATAAAGACAATGTTAAAAAAGCTGAAAAAGAAGGTTATAAATTTACTTTAAATCAATTAGCAGAATGGAATGTTAAATTTGACAAATTGATATTAGGTAAACCAAGTTATGATGTAATTGTAGATGATAAAGCTTTATTTTTTAAAAAAAATTGGATCAATCACTTAAAAAATCATATTTTAAGACTTGATAATTCATCCTCGTAA
- a CDS encoding Gfo/Idh/MocA family protein — protein sequence MKHINKKLNLGIVGCGRISSKHIGAIYSSSLKNKINIKAICDKKIAKAKIISKKYKINFYENMIKMAQEEDLDMISILTESGNHSKHFLELTKHVKYFVIEKPLSLKSKDALKIYNTAKKNGNKVFVVKQNRFNPSIKKLKEAINQGRFGKIFLGTARVRWSRDEKYYNLAKWRGKHDLDGGVIGNQASHHVDMLIWLIGEIKSVSALGKRALAKIESFDTVIANLKFKSGALGVLEATTATRPKDLEGSISILGSKGSVQIGGFSMNLVDTWQFSKMIKSDESIFKHSTMPKSVYGFGHLGFYESVLNSLNTKKVLHPQNAIHTVKVIEAINKSAILGGKTIYL from the coding sequence TTGAAACATATAAATAAAAAACTAAACTTAGGTATTGTTGGGTGTGGAAGAATATCTTCTAAGCATATAGGAGCTATTTATTCGTCTTCATTGAAGAACAAAATTAATATAAAAGCCATTTGCGATAAAAAAATAGCAAAAGCTAAGATTATCTCTAAAAAATATAAAATCAATTTTTATGAGAATATGATTAAAATGGCACAGGAAGAAGATTTAGATATGATTTCAATTCTGACAGAAAGTGGTAATCATTCAAAGCATTTTTTAGAATTAACAAAACATGTAAAATATTTTGTTATTGAAAAACCTTTATCCTTAAAGTCAAAAGATGCTTTAAAAATTTACAATACTGCAAAAAAAAATGGTAATAAAGTTTTCGTTGTAAAACAAAATAGATTTAACCCCTCAATTAAAAAACTTAAAGAAGCAATTAATCAAGGCCGTTTCGGTAAAATATTTTTAGGAACAGCCAGAGTTAGGTGGAGTAGAGATGAAAAATATTATAATTTAGCCAAATGGAGAGGAAAACATGATTTAGATGGTGGCGTAATTGGAAATCAAGCAAGCCATCACGTAGATATGCTAATTTGGCTTATAGGGGAAATTAAGAGTGTTAGCGCCCTAGGTAAAAGAGCATTAGCAAAAATTGAGAGCTTTGATACAGTCATAGCAAATCTAAAATTTAAAAGTGGAGCATTAGGGGTTTTAGAAGCTACTACGGCGACAAGACCAAAAGATCTTGAGGGATCAATTTCCATATTAGGTTCAAAAGGAAGTGTTCAAATAGGAGGTTTTTCAATGAATCTTGTTGATACTTGGCAATTTTCTAAAATGATTAAGTCTGATGAAAGTATCTTTAAACACTCAACAATGCCAAAGTCAGTTTATGGATTTGGTCATTTAGGTTTCTATGAAAGTGTATTAAATTCTCTCAATACAAAGAAAGTTTTACATCCACAAAATGCAATTCATACTGTCAAAGTAATTGAAGCTATAAATAAATCAGCTATTTTAGGTGGCAAGACGATTTACCTATAA
- a CDS encoding NAD-dependent epimerase/dehydratase family protein: protein MKILVVGGAGYVGGSVTDILLEKNYDFTVYDKLLYETEYLKNCDFIYGDVRDYEKINKVLKNYDCVIWIAALVGDGACSINPEITNDINFKAVKNLSKNFDGRIIFFSTCSVYGKQTGILDENSNLNPLSAYAETKLKAENVLTNKNAIIFRLGTLFGLSDLHSRIRMDLVINTLTARAFLDNKINIFGGEQYRPLLHVKDSARAIVDSITKKEVGVFNLAFENYKIIDIAYLVREHFPNLEINITEIPFQDNRTYMVNKDKSLKYLNFEAKITPQDGVEEVKKLLINKRIKDFNDLRYHNQKYLEYFKNKIEL from the coding sequence ATGAAAATACTTGTTGTTGGTGGAGCGGGGTATGTTGGTGGATCTGTTACAGATATATTACTTGAAAAAAATTATGATTTTACTGTTTATGATAAATTGCTTTATGAGACTGAATATCTAAAAAATTGTGATTTTATCTATGGAGATGTAAGAGATTATGAAAAAATAAATAAAGTATTAAAAAATTATGATTGTGTAATTTGGATAGCAGCATTAGTTGGGGATGGAGCTTGTTCAATAAATCCAGAAATTACTAATGATATAAATTTTAAAGCAGTAAAAAACTTATCTAAAAACTTTGATGGAAGAATTATTTTTTTTTCTACATGCTCTGTGTATGGAAAACAAACTGGAATATTAGATGAAAATTCAAATCTTAACCCTCTATCAGCATATGCAGAAACAAAATTAAAAGCTGAAAACGTTCTTACAAATAAAAATGCAATTATCTTTAGATTGGGAACTTTATTTGGGTTATCTGACTTGCACTCAAGAATTAGAATGGATCTTGTGATAAATACGTTAACTGCTCGAGCATTTTTAGATAATAAAATTAACATTTTTGGTGGTGAACAATATAGACCTTTATTGCACGTAAAAGACTCTGCAAGGGCAATAGTAGACTCTATAACAAAAAAAGAGGTGGGTGTATTTAATTTGGCATTTGAAAATTATAAAATAATTGATATTGCATATTTAGTTCGGGAGCACTTTCCAAACTTAGAAATTAATATAACAGAAATACCTTTTCAAGATAATAGAACTTATATGGTAAATAAAGATAAGTCTTTAAAATATTTAAATTTTGAGGCTAAGATAACACCCCAAGATGGAGTTGAAGAAGTAAAAAAACTTTTAATCAATAAAAGAATTAAAGATTTTAACGATCTAAGATATCACAATCAAAAATACTTAGAATATTTTAAAAATAAAATTGAGTTGTAA
- a CDS encoding ATP-binding cassette domain-containing protein, which translates to MTVKQVGIIFFIFILFIFTFKFFFLILVAWLGSKFIMDIQKHVSEKLFNVYINQEYEFYLKSNSSVLTSTVLKESSVFAGTIMSAIITLITEGSIMIGFAFLLLVFNPQLSLILITITGIIISLYYILIKSRVKIWGKKRQDHDALKLKNLYQAFENFKIIKFYGIEKFFKKKFFFHNRIAADMDRNTFFLSKIPNIGMEYLVLILLVVAVIVIVLSSSNINELIIQLGVYVAVSFKILPSVNRSLNSITGLRYGSTVVNLIYNELNKENTEIIKSNKINEEDDQVDQIKFEKEIELKNVSFKYDDNKDHVLKDVSIKIVKNDFIGVVGESGSGKTTFLNIILTLLNSYTGKYLVDGQELRQKDLVKWRKKISFVPQEPYLIDDTLVKNIAFGIDESLINIERVQECLEIAQFNVNKKNLDAVIGEKGVQLSGGQKQRISIARALYNNPDIIIMDEPTSSLDIETEKKIIYSINELSKYKTILLVSHRKSVLSECNKIFEIKEKKIKLL; encoded by the coding sequence ATGACAGTTAAGCAAGTAGGAATTATTTTCTTTATTTTTATTTTGTTTATTTTTACATTTAAATTCTTTTTTTTAATTTTAGTAGCATGGTTAGGTTCAAAATTTATAATGGATATACAAAAACATGTGAGTGAAAAATTATTTAATGTTTACATTAATCAAGAATATGAATTTTATTTAAAATCTAATAGCTCGGTCTTAACATCTACAGTTTTAAAAGAATCTTCGGTATTTGCTGGCACAATAATGAGCGCTATAATAACATTAATAACCGAAGGCTCTATAATGATAGGGTTTGCATTTTTGCTACTAGTATTTAATCCACAATTATCATTGATACTTATAACAATTACTGGAATTATAATAAGCCTGTATTACATACTCATAAAAAGTAGGGTTAAAATTTGGGGCAAGAAAAGACAAGATCATGATGCTCTTAAATTAAAAAACCTTTATCAAGCTTTTGAAAATTTTAAGATAATTAAATTTTATGGAATAGAAAAGTTTTTTAAAAAAAAATTTTTCTTTCACAATAGAATTGCAGCAGATATGGACAGAAATACTTTTTTTCTATCCAAAATTCCAAATATTGGCATGGAATATTTAGTTTTAATTTTATTAGTTGTAGCTGTAATAGTCATCGTTTTATCAAGTTCAAATATAAATGAATTGATTATCCAGCTAGGAGTATATGTTGCTGTATCTTTCAAAATACTACCCTCTGTCAATAGATCATTGAATTCTATTACAGGCCTAAGATATGGATCTACTGTTGTTAACTTAATTTACAATGAATTAAATAAAGAAAACACAGAAATAATCAAATCAAATAAGATTAACGAAGAGGATGATCAGGTTGATCAAATAAAATTTGAAAAAGAAATTGAACTAAAAAATGTAAGTTTTAAATATGATGATAATAAAGATCATGTTTTAAAGGATGTTTCTATTAAAATAGTTAAAAATGATTTTATAGGAGTAGTTGGTGAGTCTGGTTCGGGAAAAACAACCTTTTTAAATATTATTTTGACACTTCTAAACTCTTATACAGGAAAGTATCTTGTAGATGGTCAAGAATTAAGACAGAAAGATCTAGTCAAATGGAGAAAAAAAATATCTTTTGTTCCTCAAGAACCGTATTTAATAGATGATACTTTAGTTAAGAATATTGCTTTTGGAATTGATGAAAGCTTAATTAATATAGAGAGAGTGCAAGAATGTCTTGAAATTGCTCAATTTAATGTCAACAAAAAAAATTTAGACGCAGTTATTGGAGAAAAAGGTGTTCAGCTTTCTGGTGGTCAAAAGCAAAGAATATCGATAGCAAGAGCACTATATAATAATCCAGATATTATAATAATGGATGAGCCAACAAGCTCATTAGATATTGAGACAGAAAAGAAAATCATTTATTCAATCAATGAATTAAGTAAATATAAAACAATACTGCTCGTATCACATAGAAAAAGTGTACTGAGTGAATGCAATAAGATTTTTGAAATAAAAGAAAAAAAAATTAAACTCTTATAG
- a CDS encoding TIGR04372 family glycosyltransferase, with translation MIKFASLRVETIGHLILNTIRFFSEKKYNYLIIVSNPDKIINRFVYDFLKKNYQNKKIIFLENKIISDLIEIFYKVQKRLKFLSIFYANLRWIHHDFPRIEYGSPYRFYDSFLRNKKKFIFQKKYEKIFQHWKKTNKINGKFVCIFGRDNGYYNEKYKEPRNFKFSNYKKLINKLIKLNYTVIRMSRKNNENFYLKNKKYIDFNNIIKNEGIQNIELIEFMLFKKCEFIVGSTSGIHAYASLFDKFFFYVNNFPAGRIPYFKNCLFINKKYKKLKKIVPYNKIDRDILLSENYSIIKKKDIPWWIIIKMKFIIW, from the coding sequence ATGATAAAGTTTGCTAGTTTAAGAGTAGAGACTATTGGCCACTTAATTTTGAACACAATACGTTTTTTTTCAGAAAAAAAATATAATTATTTAATCATAGTTTCAAATCCTGATAAAATTATTAATCGATTTGTATACGATTTTTTAAAAAAAAATTATCAAAATAAAAAAATAATTTTTCTAGAAAATAAAATAATTAGTGATTTGATAGAAATTTTTTACAAAGTTCAAAAAAGATTAAAATTCCTTTCTATTTTTTATGCTAATTTAAGGTGGATTCATCATGATTTTCCAAGAATTGAATATGGTTCTCCATATAGATTTTATGATTCTTTTTTAAGAAATAAAAAAAAATTTATATTTCAAAAAAAATATGAAAAAATTTTTCAACATTGGAAAAAAACCAATAAAATAAATGGAAAATTTGTTTGTATTTTTGGAAGAGACAATGGTTACTATAACGAAAAATATAAAGAACCGCGAAATTTTAAATTTTCAAATTACAAAAAGTTAATTAATAAATTAATAAAACTTAATTATACAGTAATTAGAATGAGCAGAAAAAATAACGAAAATTTTTATTTAAAAAATAAAAAATATATTGATTTTAATAATATCATAAAAAATGAAGGTATACAAAACATTGAATTAATTGAATTTATGCTGTTTAAGAAATGTGAATTTATTGTAGGAAGCACATCTGGAATACATGCTTATGCATCGCTTTTTGATAAATTTTTTTTTTACGTAAATAATTTTCCTGCTGGAAGAATTCCATATTTTAAAAATTGCCTGTTTATAAACAAGAAATATAAAAAGTTAAAAAAAATTGTTCCTTATAATAAAATTGATCGAGATATTCTCTTATCAGAAAATTATTCTATTATAAAAAAAAAGGATATACCGTGGTGGATAATAATCAAAATGAAATTTATAATTTGGTAA
- a CDS encoding sugar nucleotide-binding protein yields MSILIAGSKGQIGKDLFKYFKNKSDIVGLERNKLVISKSKDAKSKMIRTNDPFQYLINKKINFDLYINCIAVHEFSKKKKKNFFLSQIFWH; encoded by the coding sequence ATGTCAATTCTGATAGCAGGATCCAAAGGTCAAATTGGAAAAGATTTGTTCAAATATTTTAAGAACAAATCAGATATTGTTGGACTGGAAAGAAACAAATTAGTTATAAGTAAATCAAAAGATGCAAAATCTAAAATGATTAGAACTAACGATCCTTTTCAATATTTGATAAATAAAAAAATTAATTTCGATTTATATATAAACTGTATAGCAGTTCATGAGTTTTCTAAAAAAAAAAAAAAAAATTTTTTTTTGAGTCAAATATTCTGGCATTAA
- a CDS encoding alpha-ketoacid dehydrogenase subunit beta, producing the protein MNNNYKLMTGSEAIRDALICAQKRIKNILLISEGVADPSSFYGTTKDLSSHFKKNQIIEMPLSESALGGISIGAAINGMRPVLNFHRVEFALLAMEQIFNNAAKASYISNGKHKVPLVLRLVIGRGWGQGPAHSQSLENIFSSIPGLKVIMPTFPNDTKGLIIGAIKDNNPVVIIEHRWCHYVSEKVNKGFFVNNINEGPKALSNGKDFTIVATSYGVIESMQAVKILKKYGINVALFDLRILRPLNLKKIITSVNQTGRLLTIDTGFKFLGIGSEIASQITEKCFSNLKASPIRLGFPDHPTPSSRGYLKNVYTNTQIICDKIMRGLKVNKNIQKKVKENIKKISTKEIDIPNPLFKGPF; encoded by the coding sequence ATGAACAATAACTATAAATTAATGACAGGTTCAGAGGCGATTCGGGATGCCCTTATTTGTGCTCAAAAAAGAATTAAGAATATATTGTTAATATCAGAGGGTGTCGCTGATCCATCAAGCTTCTATGGAACTACAAAAGATCTTTCGTCTCATTTTAAAAAAAATCAAATAATTGAGATGCCGTTATCCGAGTCGGCACTTGGGGGCATATCAATAGGTGCTGCAATTAATGGAATGAGACCTGTCTTAAATTTTCATAGGGTAGAGTTTGCACTGCTTGCAATGGAGCAAATTTTTAATAATGCTGCAAAAGCTAGCTATATAAGTAATGGAAAACACAAAGTTCCCCTTGTACTAAGATTAGTTATTGGAAGAGGATGGGGGCAGGGTCCAGCTCACTCTCAATCTTTGGAAAACATTTTTAGCTCAATACCTGGGTTAAAAGTGATAATGCCAACTTTTCCAAATGACACAAAAGGTTTAATAATTGGAGCCATTAAAGATAACAATCCAGTTGTGATAATTGAACATAGATGGTGTCACTATGTAAGTGAAAAAGTTAATAAAGGATTTTTTGTAAACAATATAAATGAAGGTCCAAAAGCTCTTAGTAATGGAAAGGATTTTACAATAGTTGCGACTTCCTATGGAGTTATTGAAAGCATGCAAGCTGTTAAAATTTTAAAAAAATATGGGATTAATGTTGCACTATTTGATTTAAGAATTTTAAGACCATTAAATTTAAAAAAAATTATTACCTCAGTCAATCAAACTGGTAGACTTTTAACAATTGATACTGGATTTAAATTTTTAGGTATAGGATCAGAGATAGCATCTCAAATTACTGAAAAATGTTTTTCTAATCTAAAAGCATCCCCTATTAGGTTGGGTTTTCCTGATCATCCAACACCAAGTTCAAGAGGATATTTAAAAAATGTTTACACAAACACCCAAATTATATGTGATAAAATAATGAGAGGATTGAAAGTTAATAAGAATATTCAAAAAAAAGTTAAAGAAAATATAAAAAAAATTTCAACTAAAGAAATAGACATACCAAATCCTTTGTTTAAAGGACCATTCTAA
- a CDS encoding thiamine pyrophosphate-dependent dehydrogenase E1 component subunit alpha: MKKKIIDFYKKISLIRIVENEISSRYNEGKMRCPVHLSIGQEASAVGICENLNISDRVYSTHRCHAHYIAKGGNINKMIAEIYGKKTGCCQGRGGSMHLFDESAGVVASVPIVSSSIPLAAGDALAIKLKNKKNIAVAFFGDGSIEEGIFYETLNFAILKKLPLLFVCENNQYSIMTHINERQPKNFIKKFDKLYDIDTYYCDGNKIDKVFNASKQAIKKIKNGGGPGMIVLDTYRFKEHCGPGDDLKLGYRSLKEFNYWKNKDPLNYCKKIITKNFINYKDLISKIDSENTKICNQAFKFAEKSPFPNKKDISLNVYCD; the protein is encoded by the coding sequence ATGAAAAAAAAAATAATAGATTTTTATAAAAAAATATCCTTGATAAGAATTGTAGAAAATGAAATATCCTCCAGGTATAATGAGGGCAAAATGCGATGTCCTGTACACTTATCAATTGGACAAGAAGCTAGCGCTGTAGGCATTTGTGAAAATTTAAATATTTCAGATAGAGTTTATAGTACTCATAGGTGTCATGCTCACTATATTGCTAAAGGCGGAAATATAAATAAAATGATTGCAGAAATTTATGGAAAAAAAACTGGCTGTTGCCAGGGTCGTGGAGGGTCAATGCATCTTTTTGATGAGTCAGCAGGAGTGGTTGCGAGCGTTCCAATTGTTTCAAGCAGTATCCCATTGGCCGCTGGTGATGCATTAGCAATTAAATTGAAAAATAAAAAAAATATAGCAGTTGCTTTTTTTGGAGATGGTTCAATAGAGGAAGGAATATTTTATGAGACATTAAACTTTGCAATATTAAAAAAACTCCCACTCCTTTTTGTCTGTGAAAACAATCAATATTCTATCATGACTCATATAAACGAGAGACAACCTAAAAACTTTATAAAAAAATTTGATAAACTTTATGATATTGATACATATTATTGTGATGGAAATAAAATTGATAAAGTTTTTAATGCTTCCAAGCAAGCAATAAAAAAAATAAAAAATGGTGGAGGCCCTGGAATGATCGTTCTTGATACATATAGGTTTAAAGAACATTGTGGCCCAGGAGATGATTTAAAACTAGGATATAGGTCTTTAAAAGAATTTAATTATTGGAAAAATAAAGATCCATTAAATTATTGCAAAAAAATTATTACAAAAAATTTTATAAATTATAAAGATTTAATATCTAAGATAGACTCAGAAAATACAAAGATATGTAATCAAGCCTTTAAATTTGCGGAAAAATCACCTTTTCCAAATAAAAAAGATATAAGTTTAAACGTTTATTGTGATTAA
- a CDS encoding class I SAM-dependent methyltransferase, producing the protein MPLVNLLKSLPKSKKILQLRKKKNNKTIIVASQFGKDYFDGTREFGYGGYYYDGRWKKVARDFKKFFKIKKNHKVLDIGCAKGFLLKDFKDIGVDCYGIEISNYAIQNCHKDIQDKIFFGNAKKIPFPDNFFDVVISINCVHNLKLADCIKAIREINRVCKTKNCYLQVDSYNNVYQKKVFNDWVLTAKTHFYPKKWIEIFNKCNFKGYWNWTILK; encoded by the coding sequence ATGCCATTAGTTAATTTATTAAAATCCTTACCAAAGAGTAAAAAAATACTTCAACTTAGAAAAAAAAAAAATAATAAAACAATTATTGTAGCATCACAATTTGGTAAAGATTATTTTGATGGTACAAGAGAATTTGGTTATGGTGGATATTATTATGATGGCAGATGGAAAAAAGTTGCCAGAGACTTTAAAAAATTTTTTAAAATAAAGAAAAATCATAAAGTTTTAGATATTGGGTGTGCAAAAGGTTTCTTATTAAAAGATTTTAAAGATATAGGTGTAGACTGTTATGGAATTGAAATTTCTAATTATGCTATTCAGAATTGTCACAAAGATATTCAGGATAAAATATTTTTTGGGAACGCAAAAAAAATACCATTTCCAGATAATTTTTTTGATGTAGTTATATCAATTAATTGTGTTCACAATTTAAAACTTGCAGACTGCATTAAGGCAATTAGAGAAATTAATAGAGTATGCAAAACCAAAAATTGCTATTTACAAGTTGATAGTTATAATAATGTTTATCAAAAAAAAGTATTTAATGATTGGGTTTTAACTGCAAAAACACATTTTTATCCAAAAAAATGGATTGAGATTTTTAATAAATGTAATTTTAAGGGATATTGGAATTGGACCATACTCAAATGA